In Rhodothermus marinus DSM 4252, a single genomic region encodes these proteins:
- a CDS encoding Spy/CpxP family protein refolding chaperone: MYTVIKRLVLGLTLLSMPALAQQHGHQMMRPDTARGMMQGGMMGQMGMMPMMQMMPRMMGMMQQGMMMQNPLHRATMMAFVLPAMADTLGLSEQQQRQLGELKQRMLQAHRARQQEIRQHQQALQALFQNEQQPDPAALREHLQAIARLEVDDRLAPYETFRQMLQVLNDAQRERLRGMQPHQLMAYMMRLPMMEMMPMMHMMHGREGMMRMMQGGMMPMMQMMQGGMPMHRQMEGQHGHDQDGHHHHRPR; encoded by the coding sequence ATGTATACGGTGATAAAGCGACTGGTGCTGGGCCTGACCTTGCTGAGCATGCCGGCCCTGGCCCAGCAACACGGCCATCAAATGATGCGCCCGGACACCGCCCGCGGAATGATGCAGGGCGGCATGATGGGCCAGATGGGCATGATGCCCATGATGCAGATGATGCCCCGCATGATGGGCATGATGCAACAGGGCATGATGATGCAGAACCCGTTGCACCGTGCCACCATGATGGCCTTTGTGCTTCCGGCGATGGCCGATACGCTGGGCCTTTCCGAGCAGCAGCAGCGCCAGCTTGGTGAACTCAAACAACGCATGCTGCAGGCGCATCGCGCCCGCCAGCAGGAGATCCGGCAGCACCAGCAGGCCCTGCAGGCGCTCTTTCAGAACGAGCAGCAGCCCGATCCGGCCGCCCTGCGCGAGCACCTGCAGGCAATCGCCCGGCTGGAGGTAGATGACCGGCTGGCCCCCTACGAAACCTTCCGCCAGATGCTCCAGGTGCTCAACGACGCGCAGCGCGAGCGCCTGCGCGGCATGCAGCCCCATCAGCTGATGGCCTACATGATGCGGCTGCCCATGATGGAGATGATGCCGATGATGCACATGATGCACGGCCGCGAAGGCATGATGCGCATGATGCAGGGCGGCATGATGCCCATGATGCAGATGATGCAGGGTGGCATGCCCATGCACCGACAGATGGAAGGACAACACGGGCACGATCAGGACGGCCATCACCACCATCGTCCCCGTTGA
- a CDS encoding SHOCT domain-containing protein: MYGPHMFWGMHWGWWIFWIVVIIALVWLLSQRRTGAPPSPRKESPLELLQRRYAAGEISTEEYEERRARLERDRLE, translated from the coding sequence ATGTACGGACCACACATGTTCTGGGGCATGCACTGGGGGTGGTGGATCTTCTGGATCGTGGTGATCATCGCGCTGGTCTGGCTGCTCAGCCAGCGCCGGACCGGCGCACCACCATCGCCCCGGAAAGAATCGCCGCTGGAGCTGCTTCAGCGCCGCTACGCGGCGGGAGAAATCTCGACCGAAGAGTACGAGGAGCGTCGGGCCCGCCTGGAACGCGACCGGTTGGAATGA
- a CDS encoding class I SAM-dependent methyltransferase, giving the protein MSSFTQNRVSVEPEATAFARRAYDRLAACYDLLELPMEWLAFRRWRRRLWKGVRGPRVLEIGVGTGKNIPYYPPEVTVTAIDLSPRMLERARRRAARFPDRSVELLEMDAQALTFPDDTFDDVAATFVFCSVPDPVRGLREALRVTRPGGRLHLLEHMRLRSERISRWMDRLDPLIYRLTGVHIARRTTENVREAGWVLEQEVDLAPGGLVRHLVARKPTNQQEP; this is encoded by the coding sequence ATGAGCTCGTTCACTCAAAACCGGGTATCCGTCGAGCCGGAGGCCACGGCGTTTGCGCGGCGGGCCTACGACCGCTTGGCCGCCTGCTACGATCTGCTGGAGCTGCCGATGGAATGGCTGGCCTTCCGGCGCTGGCGGCGTCGCCTCTGGAAGGGCGTCCGGGGGCCGCGCGTGCTGGAAATCGGGGTGGGCACCGGCAAGAACATCCCGTACTACCCGCCAGAGGTCACGGTGACGGCCATCGACCTCTCCCCCCGCATGCTCGAGCGGGCACGTCGCCGGGCCGCCCGCTTTCCGGACCGGAGCGTCGAGCTGCTGGAAATGGACGCGCAGGCGCTGACCTTCCCGGACGACACGTTCGACGACGTCGCCGCTACGTTCGTCTTCTGCTCCGTTCCCGACCCGGTGCGAGGACTCCGCGAGGCGCTGCGCGTCACCCGGCCGGGCGGCCGGCTCCACCTGCTCGAACACATGCGCTTGCGCTCCGAACGTATCAGCCGGTGGATGGATCGGCTCGATCCCCTGATCTATCGCCTGACGGGCGTGCATATCGCGCGTCGCACTACGGAAAATGTACGGGAGGCCGGCTGGGTGCTGGAACAGGAAGTGGATCTGGCACCCGGCGGCCTCGTTCGTCATCTGGTAGCCCGTAAACCAACCAACCAGCAGGAGCCATGA
- a CDS encoding DUF302 domain-containing protein, protein MSETKTAYYFARTLPVSLEEAEARVRELLQQEGFGVLTEIDVQATLKKKLNVDVRPYKILGACNPHFAHQALQAEPHIGTMLPCNVIVRQTEDGQTEVAAIDPVASMQAVDNPALRPIAEQVRERLQRIIERL, encoded by the coding sequence ATGAGCGAAACGAAAACGGCCTACTACTTCGCCCGCACGCTTCCGGTCAGCCTCGAAGAGGCCGAAGCCCGCGTGCGCGAACTGTTGCAGCAGGAAGGGTTCGGCGTGCTGACCGAAATCGACGTGCAGGCCACGCTGAAAAAGAAGCTGAACGTCGACGTGCGGCCCTACAAGATCCTGGGTGCCTGCAATCCGCACTTTGCCCACCAGGCCCTGCAGGCCGAGCCGCACATCGGCACGATGCTGCCCTGCAACGTGATCGTGCGCCAGACTGAAGATGGTCAGACCGAAGTGGCTGCCATCGATCCGGTGGCCTCCATGCAGGCCGTCGACAATCCGGCGCTGCGCCCGATCGCCGAGCAGGTGCGCGAACGCCTGCAGCGCATCATTGAACGACTCTGA
- a CDS encoding multicopper oxidase family protein produces MPDRRSFLRTLLGTTAALAVPGLWTAGCRREPADAATIAPSLRRDTPTGPTRTVRLRAEEIEVEVAPGRVYRTWGYNGAFPGPELRVREGEQLQVVVENHLPEGTTIHWHGVPVPNAMDGVPGLTQDPIAPGQTFTYTFVAAPSGSYLYHSHVGLQLDRGLLGALIIEETTPHVSYDREYTLVLDDFLPGEPRPLTAATPGMRGRGMMGRGMMGGMMGVQVPPYAGSLINGRLPEAAPVFEVRRGERVRLRLLNPSGASTFRFAIDGHAMLVTHADGRPVEPVRVDNLLIGMGERYDVIIEADNPGRWAIVAVPVEGTHPPARAVLHYRESRARGLPSGLPETLHGRPLDYSDLKCLEMPPAQRPDRSFDLLLSGGMMMDPRWTINGQAYPDAEPLEIAQGERVRFRMVNHSMMLHPMHLHGHFFRVGDALKDTVLVPPHMGRVVFDFVADNPGRWFFHCHNLYHLESGMAREVRYRA; encoded by the coding sequence ATGCCCGACCGTCGTTCATTCCTGCGCACGCTGCTCGGTACGACGGCTGCCCTGGCGGTGCCCGGTCTATGGACGGCCGGGTGCCGCCGGGAGCCGGCCGACGCCGCCACCATCGCGCCCTCGCTACGCCGAGATACGCCGACCGGTCCCACCCGCACCGTTCGACTTCGAGCGGAGGAGATCGAAGTCGAGGTCGCACCGGGGCGCGTCTACCGCACCTGGGGCTACAACGGCGCCTTCCCCGGGCCGGAGCTTCGGGTGCGCGAGGGCGAACAGCTGCAGGTCGTGGTCGAGAACCACCTGCCCGAAGGGACTACCATCCACTGGCACGGCGTGCCGGTCCCCAATGCCATGGACGGGGTGCCCGGTCTGACGCAGGACCCCATCGCGCCGGGCCAGACGTTCACCTATACGTTCGTGGCCGCTCCCTCCGGTAGCTATCTCTATCACAGCCACGTGGGCCTGCAGCTCGACCGCGGTCTACTCGGCGCTTTGATTATCGAAGAAACGACTCCCCATGTCTCCTACGACCGGGAGTACACGCTGGTGCTGGACGACTTCCTACCGGGTGAACCCCGGCCGCTCACTGCTGCGACGCCCGGTATGCGGGGCAGGGGCATGATGGGACGCGGGATGATGGGCGGCATGATGGGTGTGCAGGTGCCCCCGTACGCCGGTTCACTCATCAACGGCCGCCTGCCCGAAGCGGCTCCGGTCTTTGAAGTGCGGCGTGGCGAGCGGGTGCGCCTCCGCCTGCTGAACCCCTCCGGGGCCAGCACCTTTCGCTTTGCCATCGACGGCCATGCGATGCTCGTCACCCATGCCGACGGCCGCCCGGTCGAACCCGTCCGCGTCGACAACCTGCTCATCGGCATGGGCGAACGCTACGACGTAATCATCGAAGCCGACAACCCCGGCCGCTGGGCCATTGTGGCCGTTCCGGTCGAGGGCACGCACCCGCCGGCCCGGGCCGTGCTCCACTACCGGGAAAGCCGGGCGCGCGGCCTGCCCTCCGGCCTGCCCGAAACACTCCACGGCCGTCCGCTCGACTACAGCGATCTGAAATGCCTCGAAATGCCACCGGCACAGCGGCCGGATCGCTCCTTTGATCTGCTGCTTTCAGGCGGCATGATGATGGACCCGCGCTGGACGATCAACGGCCAGGCCTATCCGGACGCCGAGCCGCTGGAAATCGCCCAGGGCGAGCGCGTACGCTTCCGCATGGTCAACCATAGCATGATGCTGCACCCGATGCACCTGCACGGCCACTTCTTCCGCGTGGGCGATGCCCTGAAAGATACCGTGCTGGTGCCGCCGCATATGGGACGTGTCGTGTTCGACTTTGTGGCCGACAACCCCGGACGCTGGTTCTTCCACTGCCACAACCTCTACCACCTCGAAAGCGGCATGGCCCGCGAAGTCCGCTACCGCGCCTGA
- a CDS encoding ring-cleaving dioxygenase codes for MGVHGIHHVTAICGPAQENLDFYVGVLGLRLVKRSVNQDDPATYHLFYADGAGTPGTDLTFFPWPDLPPAREGSGRVMTVAFAVHPESLDYWQQRLTRYGVAFEPTTSPFGEAVLRFQDPHGLRLALVATEQERPFVPWDDSPVPPAHQLRGFHSVQLWERELAPTEQVLIEHLGFRRLAAEGVWYRYAVEEGAPGQLVDVQVLPGAMSGRDGRGGVHHVAWRTRDVAEEDGLRRALAEAGLRPTGLIDRFWFTSVYFREPGGVLFELATDGPGFARDEEPAHLGEKLVLPPWLEPHRADIEAALPPLRVPEPAAWT; via the coding sequence ATGGGCGTGCACGGCATTCATCACGTGACGGCAATCTGCGGTCCGGCTCAGGAGAACCTCGATTTCTACGTCGGGGTGCTGGGGCTGCGACTGGTGAAGCGGTCGGTCAATCAGGACGATCCCGCCACCTATCATCTGTTCTATGCGGACGGGGCCGGGACGCCGGGCACCGACCTGACGTTCTTCCCGTGGCCGGACCTGCCGCCCGCTCGTGAGGGGTCGGGACGCGTGATGACGGTGGCGTTCGCCGTGCACCCCGAGAGTCTGGATTACTGGCAGCAGCGCCTGACCCGCTATGGGGTGGCCTTCGAGCCGACCACCTCGCCCTTTGGGGAGGCGGTGTTGCGCTTTCAGGATCCACACGGGCTCCGGCTGGCGCTGGTGGCGACCGAGCAGGAGCGGCCGTTCGTGCCCTGGGACGACAGTCCGGTGCCGCCCGCGCATCAACTGCGGGGCTTTCACTCGGTGCAGCTCTGGGAGCGGGAGCTGGCGCCCACCGAGCAGGTGCTGATCGAGCACCTGGGCTTCCGGCGCCTTGCAGCAGAAGGAGTCTGGTATCGCTACGCCGTCGAAGAAGGTGCGCCGGGGCAACTGGTGGACGTGCAGGTGCTGCCCGGCGCCATGTCGGGGCGTGATGGGCGAGGCGGTGTGCATCACGTGGCCTGGCGCACGCGCGACGTAGCCGAGGAGGACGGGTTACGGCGGGCGCTGGCCGAGGCCGGTCTTCGGCCGACCGGGCTGATCGACCGGTTCTGGTTCACCTCGGTTTATTTCCGGGAGCCGGGTGGTGTGCTCTTCGAGCTGGCCACCGACGGACCCGGTTTTGCCCGCGACGAGGAGCCGGCCCACCTGGGCGAAAAGCTGGTGCTGCCGCCCTGGCTGGAGCCGCACCGGGCCGATATCGAAGCGGCGCTGCCGCCACTTCGGGTGCCCGAACCGGCGGCGTGGACCTGA
- a CDS encoding cupin domain-containing protein, whose product MQITRVYTGPDGRAVFGRWELKLRDAGADGLLSKRWSAGHIQFLEAPAGHAHDWRTVGTRQLLVVLEGEIDVIVPDQPPRRFGPGEAVLFEDTSGSGHRLHIPGTTACRALLVTLPADEPLDEVQEAGEESFPASDPPSWTGTTAT is encoded by the coding sequence ATGCAGATCACCCGTGTTTATACCGGCCCGGATGGGCGGGCCGTTTTCGGCCGATGGGAACTGAAGCTTCGGGATGCCGGTGCCGATGGATTGCTTTCCAAGCGCTGGTCGGCCGGGCATATTCAATTCCTGGAAGCGCCGGCCGGGCATGCGCACGACTGGCGTACGGTGGGCACCCGGCAGCTACTGGTGGTGCTGGAGGGGGAGATCGACGTGATCGTACCCGATCAGCCCCCCCGGCGCTTCGGTCCGGGCGAAGCCGTCCTTTTCGAGGATACGTCAGGAAGCGGACACCGTCTGCATATTCCGGGCACGACGGCCTGCCGGGCCCTCCTGGTAACGCTGCCCGCCGATGAACCGCTGGACGAAGTGCAGGAGGCCGGCGAGGAGTCGTTCCCGGCCAGCGATCCGCCGTCCTGGACCGGCACGACCGCCACTTGA
- a CDS encoding chondroitinase-B domain-containing protein: protein MADSLRKPLMLLGLSFCLISVVRGQTVVLNTSFEEFAPGSIHQQDDWLVEEGQALISDSSRFVHSGSQGLFFQASNEKLVVRYIPFAAADSGISGVVYLDVWVRIEQLETKDFAINGYDLYGGSQKRAFVLEFDTPSGTEGKFQVYDGSSKVVVQNYQLGQWHRISARVDYQRGIYQVIFDQSEAVTVNFRENYTPSRPDARKEFHELRFNLGYDGAVGTVAAAIDDLYIGTDPIPDVTFPPTEVYYTIQVEQPAVGRITLDPDQEQYLEGTWVTATLELPEGYINLGWTGDLSGTELVKEFQVFKDMVIGAEVGIDSLNPPPRYRVEVIQPDTGRITLDPPGGEYYAHTTVTATLELPPGFINLGWTGDLSGTELEKTFVVLKDMTIGAVVVEDTTPPMVYTVRTAEELKSVLRGELRPGDIVEVEDGVYDTGGGITIEASGTETKPIIIRAKNIGLAELTGKTYFTFRKSSYIILEGFKFTSNVYTAVKLEACHHIRITRNIFQLDETGRESSKWIVVGGYYADPSLLSHHNRIDHNIFRDKQTLGNFITIDGGDVVSQHDRIDHNYFYNIGPRAENEKEAIRVGWSELSLTDGYTVIEYNLFERCDGDPEIVSIKSSKDTVRYNTFRASQGSLTLRHGNGSVVYGNFFLGEGREGTGGVRVYAKDHKIYNNYFEGLTGSVWDAAITLTNGDTDEGSLSAHWRVQNVLIAHNTLVNNYSNIEIGYARSDNSWKKEPRNVQIINNLVVAGELTNRDLITIYTEPTDFVWAGNIMYPKTGYGLGITADPAEIFVADPLLEENNGLWVLSAQSPAVDAGSSLNFSIMEDFQGQPRDALPDVGADELSSAPVLRRPLQPEDVGPFASDSISTSVEVRSHRPAQTVLKGFPNPFITSTVLAFSLPERSQITLFVYDMLGREVARLYDGELEAGSYRLVWQPEDELASGIYLVVLTTDRGTAAYKLALIR from the coding sequence ATGGCTGATTCGCTACGAAAGCCCTTGATGCTGCTGGGCTTATCCTTTTGCCTGATCTCGGTTGTTCGAGGACAGACGGTTGTGCTGAACACTTCCTTTGAAGAATTTGCGCCGGGGTCTATTCATCAGCAGGATGACTGGCTGGTCGAGGAAGGACAGGCGTTGATTTCTGATTCGAGCCGCTTTGTGCACAGTGGGAGTCAGGGCTTGTTCTTTCAGGCCAGCAACGAGAAGCTGGTGGTACGGTACATACCTTTTGCGGCGGCAGATAGCGGCATAAGTGGGGTAGTTTATCTGGACGTGTGGGTTCGTATAGAGCAGCTGGAAACGAAAGATTTTGCCATCAACGGGTACGACCTTTATGGAGGGAGTCAGAAACGCGCCTTTGTGCTGGAATTCGACACGCCTTCCGGGACGGAAGGAAAGTTTCAGGTGTATGACGGGTCTTCCAAAGTTGTTGTGCAGAACTACCAGTTGGGGCAATGGCATCGCATCAGTGCCCGTGTGGATTATCAACGAGGGATTTATCAGGTGATTTTCGATCAGAGTGAGGCGGTAACAGTAAACTTCCGTGAGAACTATACACCTTCGCGGCCTGATGCGCGGAAGGAATTTCATGAGTTGCGTTTTAATCTGGGCTATGATGGGGCGGTAGGGACGGTGGCGGCCGCCATTGATGATCTTTATATCGGCACCGATCCTATTCCTGACGTCACGTTTCCGCCTACCGAGGTGTACTACACCATTCAGGTTGAGCAGCCAGCGGTGGGAAGGATTACCCTGGATCCTGATCAGGAGCAATATCTCGAGGGGACCTGGGTGACGGCCACGCTGGAGTTACCTGAGGGCTACATCAATCTGGGCTGGACCGGTGACCTTTCGGGAACGGAGCTGGTGAAGGAGTTTCAGGTTTTCAAAGATATGGTAATCGGGGCTGAGGTAGGCATTGATTCGTTAAACCCGCCTCCTCGTTACCGGGTAGAGGTAATTCAGCCGGATACCGGTCGCATTACGCTGGATCCACCGGGTGGCGAGTACTACGCGCACACCACGGTGACGGCCACGCTGGAGCTCCCGCCGGGCTTCATCAATCTGGGATGGACAGGAGATCTTTCGGGAACGGAGCTGGAGAAAACCTTTGTCGTCTTGAAGGACATGACGATCGGTGCGGTGGTGGTGGAAGATACCACGCCGCCGATGGTCTATACGGTACGCACCGCCGAGGAATTGAAGTCGGTGCTGCGGGGTGAACTCCGGCCCGGGGATATTGTGGAAGTGGAGGACGGCGTTTACGACACAGGTGGGGGGATCACCATCGAAGCCAGTGGCACCGAAACGAAACCGATCATCATCCGGGCAAAGAACATCGGGCTGGCGGAGTTGACCGGTAAGACGTACTTTACCTTCCGAAAAAGCTCCTACATCATTCTGGAAGGCTTCAAGTTCACCTCCAACGTTTACACAGCGGTCAAACTGGAAGCCTGTCATCACATCCGTATCACGCGCAACATCTTTCAGCTGGATGAGACGGGACGCGAGAGTAGTAAGTGGATTGTGGTCGGAGGGTATTATGCCGATCCCAGCCTGTTAAGCCATCACAACCGAATCGATCACAACATCTTCCGAGATAAACAGACCCTGGGTAACTTCATCACGATTGACGGGGGTGATGTTGTATCGCAGCACGATCGCATCGATCACAACTATTTCTACAACATTGGTCCTCGTGCGGAAAATGAGAAAGAGGCCATTCGGGTGGGATGGAGTGAACTCTCTCTGACCGATGGCTACACCGTAATCGAGTACAATCTGTTTGAGCGCTGTGATGGCGATCCGGAAATTGTGTCGATCAAAAGTTCGAAAGACACGGTCCGATACAATACGTTCCGGGCGAGCCAGGGCTCACTGACCCTGCGCCATGGCAACGGATCGGTGGTGTATGGTAATTTCTTCCTGGGCGAAGGCAGAGAAGGTACCGGCGGCGTTCGCGTTTACGCGAAAGACCACAAGATTTACAACAACTACTTCGAGGGGTTGACCGGTAGCGTCTGGGATGCAGCCATTACGCTCACCAACGGTGACACCGACGAGGGGTCCCTGAGCGCGCACTGGCGCGTCCAGAATGTGCTGATCGCGCACAACACGCTGGTCAACAATTACTCCAACATCGAAATCGGCTACGCGCGTTCCGACAACTCCTGGAAGAAGGAGCCGAGGAACGTGCAGATCATCAACAACCTGGTGGTGGCGGGAGAGCTGACCAACAGAGATCTGATCACGATTTATACGGAGCCGACAGATTTTGTGTGGGCGGGCAACATCATGTATCCGAAGACGGGGTATGGCCTGGGCATAACGGCCGACCCTGCGGAAATTTTCGTGGCAGATCCGTTACTGGAAGAAAACAATGGTCTCTGGGTTCTCAGTGCGCAGAGTCCGGCGGTTGATGCGGGCAGCAGTCTCAACTTTTCCATCATGGAAGATTTCCAGGGCCAGCCCAGAGACGCTCTGCCCGATGTTGGCGCAGATGAACTGTCTTCAGCGCCTGTTTTACGTCGGCCGTTGCAGCCAGAAGACGTAGGGCCGTTTGCTTCGGATAGTATCAGCACGAGCGTTGAAGTACGAAGCCATCGGCCTGCACAGACGGTGCTGAAAGGCTTTCCCAACCCGTTTATCACTTCGACCGTACTGGCTTTCAGTCTGCCTGAGCGGTCACAGATAACCCTGTTTGTTTATGATATGCTGGGACGTGAGGTGGCGCGCCTCTATGACGGGGAACTGGAGGCCGGAAGCTATCGACTGGTATGGCAGCCTGAAGACGAACTGGCATCGGGTATATATCTGGTTGTGTTGACCACGGATCGAGGAACAGCCGCTTACAAACTTGCCCTGATCAGGTAA
- a CDS encoding MDR family MFS transporter: MNLLASPERRYTLAGVLLALFLGALDQTIVATALPRIVADLQGLDRYAWIVTIYLLTFTVATPIYGKLADLYSRKAIELAAIGIFLGGSFLCGLAGEFGPLPLLGDGMNQLIVFRALQGLGGGGLFSLAFIIIADLFPPAERGRYQGFVGAVFALASVLGPFIGGVLTDHGDVLVPGIEGWRWVFYVNLPFGLLALGFIWSKMPTLQPPATHRALDWNSTLLFSGALAALVLALQLDKQAHPWDAPETIGLFVLAALLLVLFVRQARRSPSPILDLELFRGRVFTTSVLALLFMGAAFLNIVLFAPLFLINVAGVSATVAGLSMVPFSLGVATGSTVSGQLVSRFGHYRRFMLGGELLVLVAVGLLTTLTPETPPGLVALYLALCGLGLGPTMPLFPLAIQNAVDVRRLGQATSAAMLARQIGGVVGTAVMGTVLAISLAAYVPQEATAQLGFREGQRGGLEAVQARFDSLAVQIETALESHDDGRLARTLQAAPLPPTVKARLQEAARHEVSTEALQALVHREIDRARQQVVQQLRRAFAEAIGRIYRYVLALVVAGLIATWFVPELPLRRSYD; this comes from the coding sequence GTGAACCTGCTCGCTTCGCCCGAACGCCGTTACACGCTGGCCGGGGTGCTGCTGGCGCTGTTTCTGGGCGCACTGGACCAGACCATCGTGGCGACGGCCCTCCCGCGCATCGTGGCCGACCTGCAGGGACTGGACCGCTACGCCTGGATCGTTACGATCTACCTGCTCACGTTCACCGTCGCGACCCCTATCTACGGCAAACTGGCCGATCTCTACAGCCGCAAAGCTATCGAACTGGCGGCCATCGGCATTTTCCTGGGCGGCTCGTTTCTGTGCGGGCTGGCCGGAGAGTTCGGGCCGCTGCCGCTTCTGGGCGACGGCATGAATCAGCTCATCGTCTTTCGGGCACTGCAGGGACTGGGCGGCGGCGGACTGTTTTCGCTGGCCTTCATCATCATCGCCGATCTGTTTCCTCCGGCCGAACGCGGACGCTATCAGGGCTTCGTGGGGGCCGTCTTTGCGCTGGCGAGCGTGCTGGGCCCGTTCATCGGGGGCGTGCTGACCGACCATGGTGACGTGCTGGTGCCGGGCATCGAAGGCTGGCGCTGGGTCTTTTACGTGAACCTTCCGTTCGGCCTGCTCGCGCTTGGCTTCATCTGGAGCAAGATGCCGACGCTTCAGCCGCCGGCCACACATCGCGCGCTGGACTGGAATTCGACGCTGTTGTTTTCCGGGGCGCTGGCCGCGCTCGTGCTGGCCCTGCAACTCGACAAACAGGCGCATCCCTGGGACGCGCCGGAGACCATCGGCCTGTTCGTGCTGGCCGCGCTGCTGCTGGTGCTGTTCGTGCGGCAGGCCCGGCGCTCGCCTTCGCCAATCCTGGACCTGGAGCTGTTCCGCGGGCGCGTCTTCACGACGTCGGTGCTTGCGCTGCTTTTCATGGGTGCGGCTTTTCTGAACATCGTGCTGTTCGCGCCGCTATTTCTGATCAACGTGGCCGGCGTTTCGGCCACGGTGGCCGGGCTCAGCATGGTCCCTTTCTCGCTGGGCGTGGCCACGGGTTCGACTGTCTCCGGTCAGCTGGTCTCGCGCTTCGGACACTACCGGCGCTTCATGCTGGGCGGTGAGCTGCTCGTGCTGGTGGCCGTGGGGCTGCTGACGACGCTCACACCGGAGACGCCGCCCGGGCTTGTGGCGCTCTACCTGGCGCTGTGCGGGCTGGGACTGGGACCGACCATGCCGCTGTTTCCGCTGGCCATTCAGAACGCCGTGGACGTGCGCAGGCTGGGACAGGCCACCAGCGCGGCCATGCTTGCCCGCCAGATCGGCGGAGTGGTGGGAACAGCCGTCATGGGTACCGTGCTGGCCATTTCGCTGGCAGCGTATGTGCCGCAGGAGGCGACCGCACAGCTCGGATTTCGGGAAGGGCAGCGGGGTGGGCTGGAGGCCGTTCAGGCCCGGTTCGATTCGCTGGCCGTGCAGATCGAAACCGCGCTGGAATCCCACGACGACGGCCGGCTGGCGCGGACGCTTCAGGCTGCACCGCTGCCGCCTACCGTGAAGGCACGTCTGCAGGAGGCGGCCCGCCACGAAGTTTCGACCGAGGCCCTGCAGGCGCTGGTTCACCGCGAGATCGACCGGGCTCGCCAGCAGGTGGTGCAGCAATTGCGCCGGGCGTTCGCCGAAGCCATCGGCCGCATCTATCGCTACGTGCTGGCGCTGGTTGTGGCCGGACTGATCGCCACCTGGTTCGTACCCGAGCTCCCCCTCCGACGCTCGTACGATTAG